Proteins from a genomic interval of Lysobacter arenosi:
- a CDS encoding DNA polymerase III subunit chi, whose translation MARADFYLIQKERFREEPLLLVCELARKAHDANLWTLVLVRDEEQAQRLDELLWEFDENAYIPHQIAGDDEDELAPVLIATPDSDTPLRPVVINLRDAPVAGSFERVLEVVPADDSARGPLRERWKQYQARGLDLKKHDM comes from the coding sequence GTGGCGCGCGCCGATTTCTACCTGATCCAGAAGGAGCGGTTCCGCGAGGAACCGCTGCTGCTGGTATGCGAGCTCGCGCGCAAGGCGCACGACGCCAACCTGTGGACGCTGGTGCTGGTGCGCGACGAGGAACAGGCGCAACGCCTGGACGAGTTGCTGTGGGAGTTCGACGAGAACGCCTACATCCCGCACCAGATCGCCGGCGACGACGAGGACGAACTGGCGCCGGTGCTGATCGCCACGCCCGATTCGGACACGCCCTTGCGTCCGGTGGTGATCAACCTGCGCGACGCGCCGGTGGCGGGCAGCTTCGAGCGCGTGCTCGAAGTGGTGCCGGCCGACGACTCGGCGCGCGGCCCGCTGCGCGAGCGCTGGAAGCAGTACCAGGCGCGCGGACTGGATCTGAAGAAGCACGATATGTAA